A genomic region of Kribbella sp. NBC_00382 contains the following coding sequences:
- a CDS encoding 50S ribosomal protein L25/general stress protein Ctc translates to MAEVKIQAESRTEFGKGAARRIRRDHKVPAVLYGHGTDPVHITLPGHDTMLALKTANALLLIEVEGSESLLALPKQVQRDPIKNTIEHVDLVIVKRGEKVQVEISVHLEGEAVSETLVVLENATILVEAEATHIPDGVTVSIEGLDAGAQIHASDLKLPAGTTLAVEPETLIVNITAAQTAAQADAEMAEAEAEAGIERDEPVAAEA, encoded by the coding sequence GTGGCCGAGGTCAAGATCCAAGCCGAGTCGCGCACGGAGTTCGGCAAGGGTGCTGCCCGCCGTATCCGCCGGGACCACAAGGTGCCCGCCGTTCTGTACGGCCACGGCACGGACCCGGTGCACATCACGCTGCCCGGTCACGACACCATGCTGGCGCTGAAGACCGCCAACGCCCTGCTGCTGATCGAGGTCGAGGGCTCGGAGAGCCTGCTCGCCCTGCCGAAGCAGGTCCAGCGCGACCCGATCAAGAACACCATCGAGCACGTCGACCTGGTCATCGTGAAGCGCGGTGAGAAGGTCCAGGTCGAGATCTCGGTGCACCTCGAGGGCGAGGCCGTCAGCGAGACCCTGGTCGTGCTCGAGAACGCGACCATCCTGGTCGAGGCCGAGGCCACCCACATCCCCGATGGCGTCACCGTCTCCATCGAGGGCCTGGACGCCGGCGCCCAGATCCACGCGTCCGACCTGAAGCTGCCGGCCGGTACGACGCTGGCTGTCGAGCCGGAGACCCTGATCGTCAACATCACCGCCGCGCAGACCGCGGCCCAGGCCGACGCCGAGATGGCCGAAGCCGAGGCCGAGGCCGGCATCGAGCGGGACGAGCCGGTCGCCGCCGAGGCGTAA
- a CDS encoding cobalamin-binding protein: MRIVSLLPSATEICFALGGGDDVLGVTFECDYPSEARARRIVSTTNLPEGLTPLQIDTAVRERVAAGEDLYKLDRDALRDVSPDLVITQDLCAVCAIDIDDVEEALSYLGCQADVVTTDPHDLDEVFESIELIGKAIGRPAGRFVEDLRKRLAKVRIQGSTRVMVLEWTDPPFAPGHWIPEMIEYAGGVSVLGTAGLRSVRTTWPAIEAARPEVIVCAPCGFDLDAASALTQDLLDNNSLPSDVPVWAVDANGCFARPGPRLVDGVEALAGLLHDGPVDPAVARRLR; this comes from the coding sequence ATGAGGATTGTCTCTTTGCTGCCGTCGGCCACCGAGATCTGTTTCGCTCTCGGTGGCGGCGACGACGTGCTCGGCGTGACCTTCGAATGCGACTACCCGAGCGAGGCGCGAGCCCGCCGGATCGTCTCCACCACCAACCTCCCCGAGGGCCTCACCCCGCTCCAGATCGACACCGCCGTCCGCGAACGCGTCGCCGCCGGCGAGGACCTCTACAAGCTCGACCGCGACGCCCTCCGCGACGTCTCCCCCGACCTCGTCATCACCCAGGACCTCTGCGCCGTCTGCGCGATCGACATCGACGACGTCGAGGAGGCACTCTCCTACCTCGGCTGCCAGGCCGACGTGGTGACCACCGACCCGCACGACCTCGACGAGGTGTTCGAGTCGATCGAGCTGATCGGCAAGGCCATCGGTCGTCCAGCCGGCCGCTTCGTCGAGGACCTCCGCAAGCGCCTGGCGAAGGTCCGCATCCAGGGCAGTACGCGGGTGATGGTGCTCGAGTGGACCGATCCGCCGTTCGCGCCCGGCCACTGGATCCCGGAGATGATCGAGTACGCCGGTGGTGTCAGCGTCCTCGGCACGGCCGGCCTCCGCTCCGTACGCACCACCTGGCCCGCCATCGAAGCGGCCCGCCCCGAGGTCATCGTCTGCGCCCCCTGCGGTTTCGACCTGGACGCCGCGAGCGCCCTCACCCAGGACCTGCTCGACAACAACAGCCTGCCGAGCGACGTACCGGTCTGGGCCGTCGACGCGAACGGCTGTTTCGCCCGCCCCGGCCCACGCCTGGTCGACGGCGTAGAAGCCCTGGCCGGCCTCCTCCACGACGGCCCAGTCGACCCCGCCGTGGCGCGCCGCCTCAGATAA
- a CDS encoding PhzF family phenazine biosynthesis protein, whose product MTDVQVVRVFADPAGNFGNKLGVVLDGASVPDPADRQKLAAELNYPETIFFDDLERAEFKIYTPAMELPFAGHPSVGAAWVLTRELGKAPDVLRPPAGEVPTWQEGDDVWVRGPLASAPPWWHERLDSPEAVDQLTGPLTPEQDATQLWAWEDEAAGTVRVRVFARRFGIPEDEACGSASMRLAAALGRRLTIHHGNGSLVLAQPGPPSYAEVGGRVVID is encoded by the coding sequence ATGACTGACGTTCAGGTGGTGCGGGTGTTCGCGGATCCGGCCGGCAACTTCGGGAACAAGCTCGGGGTGGTGCTCGACGGCGCCTCGGTCCCCGATCCGGCCGATCGGCAGAAGCTTGCGGCCGAGCTGAACTACCCCGAGACGATCTTCTTCGACGATCTCGAGCGGGCCGAGTTCAAGATCTACACCCCGGCGATGGAGCTCCCGTTCGCCGGCCACCCATCGGTCGGCGCCGCCTGGGTACTCACTCGCGAGCTGGGCAAGGCACCCGACGTACTACGGCCTCCGGCCGGCGAAGTACCCACCTGGCAGGAAGGCGACGACGTCTGGGTCCGCGGCCCACTCGCCTCCGCACCCCCTTGGTGGCACGAACGCCTCGACTCCCCCGAGGCAGTCGACCAACTCACCGGCCCCCTCACTCCCGAACAGGACGCCACGCAACTCTGGGCCTGGGAAGACGAGGCGGCCGGTACCGTCCGGGTCCGCGTCTTCGCCCGCCGCTTCGGCATCCCCGAAGACGAGGCCTGCGGCTCCGCCTCCATGCGCCTAGCCGCCGCCTTGGGCCGCCGCCTAACCATCCACCACGGCAACGGCTCCCTAGTCCTGGCTCAGCCGGGCCCACCGTCGTACGCCGAAGTAGGCGGCCGCGTCGTCATCGACTGA
- a CDS encoding NAD(P)-binding domain-containing protein has protein sequence MRIAVFHPGAMGSQLARQLVAAGHEVHWVPAGRSQASVERAEAAGLIGTSFADAVGSAEVVLCSCAPQGAVEIAREVGAAGFGGIYVEANPLSPKSLQEAQDALPAATFVDAGVVGPPPTGGPSPTHLMLSGSAASTAAELWAGTAVTPMVVGETVGAASAAKSAYALYNKGKAALAVLAFQLAEKHGVTDALVAQQVRGDAGSLKDPGLPETLRSVAWRWGPEFDELAETLDAAGLEGDAARALREVWTKLSR, from the coding sequence ATGCGGATCGCTGTCTTCCACCCCGGCGCGATGGGCTCGCAGCTGGCCCGGCAACTGGTTGCCGCAGGCCACGAAGTCCACTGGGTCCCCGCCGGGCGTAGTCAGGCTTCGGTCGAGCGGGCTGAGGCCGCCGGATTGATCGGTACTTCCTTCGCTGACGCGGTGGGGTCGGCTGAGGTCGTGCTCTGTTCCTGTGCGCCGCAAGGGGCGGTCGAGATCGCGCGGGAGGTTGGTGCGGCTGGGTTCGGTGGGATCTACGTCGAGGCCAACCCGCTCTCCCCGAAATCCCTCCAGGAAGCGCAGGATGCACTACCCGCTGCAACCTTTGTGGACGCCGGCGTAGTCGGCCCGCCACCCACCGGCGGCCCGAGCCCCACCCACCTGATGCTCTCCGGCTCCGCCGCCTCGACAGCCGCCGAGCTGTGGGCCGGGACCGCGGTGACGCCGATGGTGGTGGGGGAGACGGTGGGGGCGGCTTCGGCGGCCAAGTCGGCTTATGCGCTGTACAACAAGGGCAAGGCAGCCCTCGCGGTGCTGGCTTTTCAGTTGGCTGAGAAGCATGGGGTGACGGACGCGTTGGTGGCTCAGCAGGTCCGGGGAGATGCGGGGTCGTTGAAGGATCCGGGGCTGCCGGAGACGCTGCGGAGTGTGGCGTGGCGGTGGGGACCGGAGTTCGACGAGCTGGCCGAGACACTCGACGCAGCCGGGCTTGAAGGCGACGCGGCCCGGGCCCTCCGTGAGGTCTGGACGAAGCTCAGTCGATGA
- a CDS encoding response regulator transcription factor, translated as MRIVIGEDSALFREGLARLLDDAGHQVVGRAGDAVSLLTVVAETAPDLAVIDIRMPPDHTDDGARAARELRTSYPSLGIVLLSQHVETRHSVELVSTGGFGYLLKDRVLDVDQFLDALIRVAAGGSALDPEVVGRLLGRADRLAALTPREKEVLALMAEGCTNAGVGRRLWLNERTVETHVASIMGKLGLYSNAEHNRRVLAVLAYLGQN; from the coding sequence GTGCGGATCGTGATCGGCGAGGACTCGGCGCTGTTCCGCGAGGGACTCGCGCGGCTGCTCGACGATGCCGGGCATCAGGTGGTCGGGCGGGCCGGCGATGCGGTGAGCCTGTTGACGGTGGTCGCGGAGACTGCGCCGGATCTCGCCGTGATCGACATCCGGATGCCGCCGGACCATACGGACGACGGGGCTCGGGCGGCGCGAGAGCTGAGGACTTCGTATCCGTCGCTCGGGATCGTCCTGCTGTCGCAGCACGTCGAGACCCGGCACTCGGTCGAGCTGGTGAGCACTGGCGGCTTCGGCTATCTGCTGAAGGATCGGGTGCTGGACGTCGACCAGTTCCTGGATGCGCTGATTCGCGTCGCCGCGGGTGGTTCGGCGCTGGACCCAGAGGTGGTCGGGCGGCTACTCGGGCGGGCCGATCGCCTTGCTGCGTTGACGCCGCGCGAGAAGGAGGTGCTGGCGCTGATGGCGGAGGGGTGTACGAACGCGGGCGTCGGTCGCCGGTTGTGGCTCAACGAACGCACGGTCGAGACGCATGTCGCGAGCATCATGGGCAAACTCGGGTTGTACTCGAATGCCGAACACAACCGTCGCGTGCTCGCAGTACTGGCATATCTTGGTCAGAACTGA